A region of Lycium barbarum isolate Lr01 chromosome 3, ASM1917538v2, whole genome shotgun sequence DNA encodes the following proteins:
- the LOC132631600 gene encoding thioredoxin H9-like codes for MGISDTVRGLFSCIKSRSASDGDDSAHNVEFAGGNVCLITTKESWDQKLAEANKEGKVVIANFSASWCGPCRMIAPYYCELSEKYLSLMFLTVDVDELTEFSSSWDIKATPTFFFLKEGEQIDKLVGANKPELQKKITAIADAQGTCETQPQ; via the exons GTACGTGGCCTTTTCTCCTGTATCAAGTCGCGCTCCGCAAGTGATGGTGATGATTCTGCCCATAACGTCGAGTTTGCTGGTGGAAACGTGTGCCTTATAACTACAAAAGAAAGCTGGGATCAGAAGTTGGCAGAAGCAAATAAAGAGGGGAAAGTT GTTATTGCGAATTTCAGTGCTTCGTGGTGTGGTCCATGTAGAATGATTGCTCCATACTACTGTGAGCTGTCTGAGAAATATCTTTCTCTGATGTTTCTAACAGTCGATGTTGATGAGCTTACG GAGTTTAGTTCATCCTGGGATATCAAAGCAACTCCaaccttctttttcctcaagGAAGGCGAGCAGATTGACAAACTCGTAGGGGCCAATAAACCAGAGCTGCAAAAGAAGATAACCGCAATTGCAGACGCACAGGGAACATGCGAGACACAGCCGCAGTAA